The sequence TCCGCTACAGTCCTTTTTGAGCAAAAGGCTAAACTTTTATAACGATAAGAGCAAATTTAATTTTCTCTAAGAGGGATGAAATTTGATATATTTAACTCTTAAACTCCTTAACCTTTCTGCGTCTCTGCGTGAGAAAAATTATCCTGCATTTATGCAACGCCATAATTGCTAGAATGAGTCTATAAGGTTTTCATTTAAAATCAGAAATGACAATTTACAAGTTTGTTAAACAGTTATTAATTGCTCATTGGCGTTCGTTATTGGTATTATTCATTTGTATTTATTTACCTTTACAAATATTTGAAATTTTAACAGTTAAAGTTTGGCAAAATGGAGCTAGTTTTCCCTGGGATGTGCCAATACTGTTAGCAATTCACCAGACTGCTTTACCGCAATTAGATATATTTGCATTAGCATTGACTCGATTGGGATCTTTTTAGATTGCGTTGCCAATTTTTGGTGCGATCGCACTGATATTATTACAGCGAAGACAGTGGCGATATTTTGTCTATGTCATGACTGCTGGATTAGGAAACACAATCATCAACTTCGCAGCTAAGGAAATCATCCATCGCGTACGTCCTCATCTGTGGGAATCTAGTTATCATCATTATGGCTATGCTTTTCCTAGTGGTCACGCAATGACTAGCATGACGCTGGTGGTAGTTTTAGTAATTTTAGCTTGGAAAACGTCTTGGCGATCGCTCTCTATTATTCTTGGCAGTATATTCGTTTTAGCGATCGCTTGGACAAGATTATATCTGGGCGTTCATTTTCCTAGCGATATTGTAGCAGGATGGATGGTTGCATTAGCTTGGGCGATCGCTGCTAGTTTGATTATTAAACCCCATCTGACTACCGCAAGTGATGAAACTTCGTTGCTTCCTGAAGAAGAAAATCTGATTACTTAGGTGTTGCTGATTTCATGGCTGAACATAATTTCGTCTTCCACAAAAATTCTGGTGGAGACGTGAAATTGTACGTTTCTACATCTGTACAGCCGTTATTCTAGTAATTTATTGACATCTAATTTTAGTGCACTTTCTGTAATCACTTTTGGTAAGCTCCCATTCCATTTTTCTATCGCTTGTTTTCGCAGCCGATCTGTTAGCAAAGCGTTAGCGACGCAGGAGCGTCACTTTTCAAGACAGCGACTTTCTTCCCTATTCCTTATTCCGTATTCCCTATTCTCTATTCCCTATTCCCTACTATAAAAAATGGGATAGACAACTTGTCCACCCCATGAAAAATTAAGTTATGGCTAAAGCCTGAAAAACTCTAGGGAAAATATCAAGTCCCAACAGTCCAGGAATTGATGTACTCGATTTGGTCGGGGGTGAGGGTATCGATGGTAATACCAATTGCTTGTAATTTGAGACGAGCAATTTCTTGGTCTACTTCGGTAGGAATTGAGTGCAAACCAGGTGCTAATTTA is a genomic window of Fortiea contorta PCC 7126 containing:
- a CDS encoding phosphatase PAP2 family protein, producing the protein MPIFGAIALILLQRRQWRYFVYVMTAGLGNTIINFAAKEIIHRVRPHLWESSYHHYGYAFPSGHAMTSMTLVVVLVILAWKTSWRSLSIILGSIFVLAIAWTRLYLGVHFPSDIVAGWMVALAWAIAASLIIKPHLTTASDETSLLPEEENLIT